In a genomic window of Amblyomma americanum isolate KBUSLIRL-KWMA chromosome 4, ASM5285725v1, whole genome shotgun sequence:
- the LOC144129622 gene encoding uncharacterized protein LOC144129622, whose protein sequence is MANPEPGAGTPAASRYLCHPTCSTRLQTTEALFQELDHGNFSDRDGEFDILDDEDLRPCAFDEAQTESDSESSDGESALHISGGWRRKSFKAPDFSSTTILRPCHCSVTCCVKKVFLAGTAEADFMATSVVEKAFTYHFVHPLKLYESACFHRRWNNWTTDPDSGSDGLVPNENKGGGEQRPEQHRAQSGHDDGDVIVAKWTSILNHIPDIHKGLM, encoded by the exons ATGGCAAACCCAGAGCCGG GTGCGGGTACACCTGCGGCTTCACGTTATTTGTGCCACCCGACCTGTTCCACACGGCTACAAACAACCGAAGCACTGTTCCAGGAGCTCGACCACGGCAACTTCTCCGACAGGGACGGCGAATTTGATATCTTGGACGACGAGGATCTGCGGCCTTGTGCTTTTGATGAAGCTCAAACGGAGAGCGACAGTGAAAGCTCCGATGGTGAGAGTGCACTGCACATATCAGGCGGCTGGAGACGAAAATCGTTCAAGGCACCAGACT TTTCTTCTACAACTATTTTGCGTCCCTGCCACTGCTCCGTAACATGTTGTGTAAAAAAAGTATTTCTTGCCGGCACG GCTGAAGCCGACTTTATGGCCACATCAGTTGTCGAGAAGGCATTCACTTACCACTTCGTACATCCACTGAAGCTATATGAATCAGCCTGTTTCCACCGCAGATGGAACAACTGGACAACAGA CCCGGACTCTGGGAGCGATGGCCTTGTGCCAAACGAAAACAAGGGTGGAGGCGAGCAGCGGCCGGAGCAGCACCGGGCACAG TCTGGCCACGATGATGGAGACGTGATAGTGGCCAAGTGGACGTCGATTCTGAACCACATTCCAGATATCCACAAAGGCCTCATGTAA